One genomic window of Aethina tumida isolate Nest 87 chromosome 3, icAetTumi1.1, whole genome shotgun sequence includes the following:
- the LOC109593996 gene encoding poly(U)-binding-splicing factor half pint isoform X3 produces MEQSIRMVLMKQTIAYQQQQMASQRTQVQRQQALALMCRVYVGSISFELKEDTIRQSFLPFGPIKSINMSWDPVTQKHKGFAFVEYEIPEAAQLALEQMNGVMIGGRNIKVVGRPSNMPQAQTVIDEIQEEAKQYNRIYVASIHPDLTDVDIKSVFEAFGPIIYCKLAQGSSGHKHKGYGFIEYETAQAANEAIASMNLFDLGGQYLRVGRAITPPNALMGPSSGSSVMPTAAAVAAAAATAKIQAMDAVASNAAALGFSKLSQPTTIAPVATPTVAMPGLGSAVAASVPATIPAVPPAGGGAVVPPPGIAIPQLTANNTIQPAIVTPIVTSVQQTAAIPPPTVVTPVVPIVNPQQEAMKRAQEAQLKQQEELQKKLLDQNEPQTLQQQENMSIKGQNARHFVMQKLMRKVDSRVVILRNMVGPDEVDETLQEEIQEECSKFGAVERVIIYNERQSEDDDDSEIIVKIFVEFNATNEAEQARDALNGRYFGGRMVRASLYDQTLFDHSDFSG; encoded by the exons CAAATGGCTAGTCAGAGGACTCAGGTCCAGAGGCAGCAGGCTCTCGCCCTTATGTGCAG AGTGTACGTGGGCAGTATCAGCTTCGAACTGAAAGAGGACACCATAAGGCAATCATTCCTACCTTTCGGACCGATAAAGTCGATCAACATGTCGTGGGACCCGGTAACGCAGAAGCACAAGGGATTCGCGTTCGTTGAATACGAAATTCCTGAGGCGGCGCAGCTCGCCCTGGAGCAAATGAACGGCGTCATGATAGGGGGTCGAAACATCAAGGTGGTGGGCAGGCCAAGTAACATGCCCCAAGCCCAGACAGTCATTGACGAAATACAGGAGGAGGCCAAGCAGTACAACAGGATATACGTCGCGTCGATACATCCAGATCTTACCGATGTTGACATCAAGAG tgTCTTCGAAGCTTTCGGACCCATAATCTATTGCAAACTGGCGCAGGGTTCGTCGGGTCACAAACACAAGGGCTACGGTTTCATCGAGTACGAGACTGCCCAGGCGGCAAACGAAGCTATTGCCAGCATGAACCTCTTCGACTTGGGAGGACAATACTTGCGCGTGGGTCGGGCCATCACACCACCCAATGCCCTCATGGGCCCATCATCTGGTTCGAGCGTGATGCCGACGGCCGCTGCGGTAGCCGCGGCTGCAGCTACTGCCAAAATCCAAGCCATGGACGCGGTGGCCAGTAACGCAGCCGCCCTCGGCTTTTCTAAACTTAGCCAACCGACCACAATAGCGCCTGTGGCTACGCCTACGGTCGCGATGCCAGGTCTAGGCAGCGCGGTTGCTGCTTCGGTTCCGGCTACTATTCCCGCCGTTCCGCCGGCGGGAGGCGGTGCCGTTGTTCCACCACCGGGTATAGCGATTCCCCAACTTACCGCCAACAACACAATACAACCTGCCATCGTCACACCTATCGTCACTTCGGTGCAACAAACTGCCGCCATTCCCCCGCCCACGGTAGTTACTCCGGTGGTACCTATCGTTAACCCTCAGCAAGAAGCGATGAAAAGGGCGCAGGAGGCGCAGCTCAAACAGCAAGAAGAACTACAGAAGAAACTGCTGGATCAAAACGAGCCACAAACGTTACAGCAACAGGAGAATATGTCGATTAAGGGACAGAACGCCAGGCACTTTGTAATGCAGAAACTCATGAGGAAAGTGGACTCTAGGGTGGTGATTCTACGGAATATGGTTGGACCGGACGAAGTAGATGAAACCTTACAAGAAGAAATCCAGGAGGAGTGCAGCAAATTTGGAGCAGTGGAACGAGTTATTATTTACAACGAAAGGCAGTCCGAAGATGATGATGATTcagaaattattgttaaaatattcgtcGAATTCAATGCAACCAATg AAGCAGAACAAGCGAGAGATGCCTTAAACGGAAGGTACTTCGGAGGGAGGATGGTCCGGGCGTCCCTCTACGATCAGACGTTATTCGATCACAGCGATTTTTCTGGTTAA
- the LOC109593996 gene encoding poly(U)-binding-splicing factor half pint isoform X4, with protein MASQRTQVQRQQALALMCRVYVGSISFELKEDTIRQSFLPFGPIKSINMSWDPVTQKHKGFAFVEYEIPEAAQLALEQMNGVMIGGRNIKVVGRPSNMPQAQTVIDEIQEEAKQYNRIYVASIHPDLTDVDIKSVFEAFGPIIYCKLAQGSSGHKHKGYGFIEYETAQAANEAIASMNLFDLGGQYLRVGRAITPPNALMGPSSGSSVMPTAAAVAAAAATAKIQAMDAVASNAAALGFSKLSQPTTIAPVATPTVAMPGLGSAVAASVPATIPAVPPAGGGAVVPPPGIAIPQLTANNTIQPAIVTPIVTSVQQTAAIPPPTVVTPVVPIVNPQQEAMKRAQEAQLKQQEELQKKLLDQNEPQTLQQQENMSIKGQNARHFVMQKLMRKVDSRVVILRNMVGPDEVDETLQEEIQEECSKFGAVERVIIYNERQSEDDDDSEIIVKIFVEFNATNEAEQARDALNGRYFGGRMVRASLYDQTLFDHSDFSG; from the exons ATGGCTAGTCAGAGGACTCAGGTCCAGAGGCAGCAGGCTCTCGCCCTTATGTGCAG AGTGTACGTGGGCAGTATCAGCTTCGAACTGAAAGAGGACACCATAAGGCAATCATTCCTACCTTTCGGACCGATAAAGTCGATCAACATGTCGTGGGACCCGGTAACGCAGAAGCACAAGGGATTCGCGTTCGTTGAATACGAAATTCCTGAGGCGGCGCAGCTCGCCCTGGAGCAAATGAACGGCGTCATGATAGGGGGTCGAAACATCAAGGTGGTGGGCAGGCCAAGTAACATGCCCCAAGCCCAGACAGTCATTGACGAAATACAGGAGGAGGCCAAGCAGTACAACAGGATATACGTCGCGTCGATACATCCAGATCTTACCGATGTTGACATCAAGAG tgTCTTCGAAGCTTTCGGACCCATAATCTATTGCAAACTGGCGCAGGGTTCGTCGGGTCACAAACACAAGGGCTACGGTTTCATCGAGTACGAGACTGCCCAGGCGGCAAACGAAGCTATTGCCAGCATGAACCTCTTCGACTTGGGAGGACAATACTTGCGCGTGGGTCGGGCCATCACACCACCCAATGCCCTCATGGGCCCATCATCTGGTTCGAGCGTGATGCCGACGGCCGCTGCGGTAGCCGCGGCTGCAGCTACTGCCAAAATCCAAGCCATGGACGCGGTGGCCAGTAACGCAGCCGCCCTCGGCTTTTCTAAACTTAGCCAACCGACCACAATAGCGCCTGTGGCTACGCCTACGGTCGCGATGCCAGGTCTAGGCAGCGCGGTTGCTGCTTCGGTTCCGGCTACTATTCCCGCCGTTCCGCCGGCGGGAGGCGGTGCCGTTGTTCCACCACCGGGTATAGCGATTCCCCAACTTACCGCCAACAACACAATACAACCTGCCATCGTCACACCTATCGTCACTTCGGTGCAACAAACTGCCGCCATTCCCCCGCCCACGGTAGTTACTCCGGTGGTACCTATCGTTAACCCTCAGCAAGAAGCGATGAAAAGGGCGCAGGAGGCGCAGCTCAAACAGCAAGAAGAACTACAGAAGAAACTGCTGGATCAAAACGAGCCACAAACGTTACAGCAACAGGAGAATATGTCGATTAAGGGACAGAACGCCAGGCACTTTGTAATGCAGAAACTCATGAGGAAAGTGGACTCTAGGGTGGTGATTCTACGGAATATGGTTGGACCGGACGAAGTAGATGAAACCTTACAAGAAGAAATCCAGGAGGAGTGCAGCAAATTTGGAGCAGTGGAACGAGTTATTATTTACAACGAAAGGCAGTCCGAAGATGATGATGATTcagaaattattgttaaaatattcgtcGAATTCAATGCAACCAATg AAGCAGAACAAGCGAGAGATGCCTTAAACGGAAGGTACTTCGGAGGGAGGATGGTCCGGGCGTCCCTCTACGATCAGACGTTATTCGATCACAGCGATTTTTCTGGTTAA
- the LOC109593966 gene encoding rRNA-processing protein FCF1 homolog produces the protein MGKTKKTRKIVEKRYAKMKKMISKSDPRIKESLRAPPRKKKPEDPHQIKVHEAPQVSSALFFQYNSQLGPPYHILIDTNFINFSIKNKLDIIQNMMDCLYAKCIPYITDCVLGELEKLGQKYKVALRIIKDPRFERIHCLHKGTYADDCLVQRVTQHKCYIVATNDKDLKRRIRKIPGVPIMYVSQHKYTIERMPDAYGAPKT, from the coding sequence aTGGGGAAAACGAAGAAAACTAGGAAAATCGTCGAGAAACGATATgcgaaaatgaagaaaatgatCAGTAAAAGCGACCCACGGATAAAAGAATCGCTGCGCGCACCACCCAGAAAGAAAAAACCGGAGGACCCACACCAAATAAAGGTTCACGAAGCCCCGCAAGTCAGTTCTGCGTTGTTTTTCCAGTATAACTCGCAGTTAGGACCGCcgtatcatatattaattgatactaatttcattaacttttcaattaaaaacaagctggatattatacaaaacatGATGGATTGTTTATATGCCAAGTGTATTCCTTACATTACAGATTGTGTCCTAGGTGAATTAGAAAAACTGGGCCAGAAATATAAAGTGGCTTTACGTATAATTAAGGATCCCAGGTTTGAGCGAATACATTGTCTGCATAAAGGGACTTATGCTGATGATTGTTTAGTGCAGAGGGTTACCCAACATAAGTGTTACATAGTGGCCACAAATGACAAGGACTTAAAACGTAGAATAAGGAAAATACCTGGTGTTCCTATTATGTATGTGTCACAGCATAAGTACACCATTGAGAGAATGCCTGATGCATATGGTGCCCCAAAAACATAA
- the LOC109593967 gene encoding NADH dehydrogenase [ubiquinone] 1 alpha subcomplex assembly factor 2 has translation MAQQSRSIWAMIIRNFINSLKPRQIRGNQVGSDYFGNKYYEIPANPSIGKRKPSRWFEPPTKDDFMQEMPAEWEAWLRVRRNEPPTEEEVMKNYAIMQIKKKNAIEVDKKAGAMTPLEKGYETFPKRPEYETVPGRPVK, from the coding sequence ATGGCTCAACAATCCAGAAGTATATGGGCAATGATAATAAGAAACTTTATCAATTCCTTAAAACCGAGACAAATAAGAGGAAACCAGGTAGGATCAGACTATTTtggcaataaatattatgaaatacctGCAAATCCTTCCATTGGCAAAAGAAAGCCTAGTAGATGGTTTGAACCACCCACAAAAGACGATTTTATGCAAGAAATGCCTGCTGAATGGGAGGCCTGGCTTAGGGTGCGAAGGAATGAGCCTCCAACTGAGGAGGAAGTCATGAAAAATTATGCTATAATGCAgatcaagaaaaaaaatgccATTGAAGTGGATAAGAAAGCTGGAGCAATGACACCTTTGGAAAAGGGTTATGAGACGTTCCCCAAAAGGCCTGAGTATGAAACTGTACCTGGTAGACCAGTGAAATGA
- the LOC109593951 gene encoding serine/threonine-protein kinase 10, whose amino-acid sequence MSFLSNIKKVLHFGGNDAKKKKVYNNVRMDTDPEEFWDMIGELGDGAYGKVYKAQHKHTGQLAAAKMCRLDEEEDLSDFMVEIDILTEFKHPNVVELHEAFQKEHQLWLLIEYCDGGALDSVMTELEKPLTELQIAYVCQNMCKGLQFLHKSHVIHRDLKAGNILLTMAGGVKIADFGVSAKNKSTLQKHDTFIGTPYWMAPEVVLCETFRDNPYDYKVDIWSMGITLIELAQTEPPNHEMSPLRVLLKIQKSEPPKLEQPSKWSKEFNDFIAKALIKDPHKRPTCDELLKHPFINCTLDSKPIRDLLLEYKAEVVEEELTDDDPEDNRTSQVPLDIEDDSTSVRSNEVDSKASEPDSSSSEKDDTIKPKSTNEEPARDNDDKKVERKEELQRKTSRDKGPAPPPPLQTQHSSSSVGSGGSEREKGPAPPPPVAIPPPAAHPQPPVPVLPTPPSSPISPPPTPPQPEHPQHQPTQRDDESAQNNESVEEQRRSSAKIAEIKQELESQLAKRQPDERGDAVTVSSHSTTPDDSLNLVVVSTPPADRHTKLNTSTITINSDLRDPSNSLASNISQVTVVTTHPPVLIDNSQCSSRTSSTSPSNNSSNEVVIVANATNKTHVESSDDEYCPSLDSLEYPPPSEFRDKPPQIKKLDESEVSIVGSSYVINDSGLDVSDDSSRLLDTTHVSVVKIDEEKVQVKDSTSYNFRSSTSDLSNTSSGKSSSTKSDYGDDVRSTSIILDGGQDTLESHSSKHHKHNGQIVHSGSGDEICRKSLNGKAYPDSFESAMSDRSHSDCGSVRSTDSSHQRMPASVVSKRGSDVESISIASHESHGSNNGKIAGGTDGKSERLSEMDETEDSVVVLRKPPKSKMDSSAALSRKTRKRTRRFEKDGIMITTTTYKVIGGDEDNYNGTDRKQELRELKYLQKQEQKQFQDLTTKGTIALEQQEKKFEQEKLQLDRQYEGDLDNLSRQQRVMIERAEAQQDADLRAASKKIRADQERDLKQFRETLKQELRLMKAEVDQLPKDRRKHEYKTRKDNMDADHAEREKAYVDNLNENHEATLRRLSDTHREKMALMERQFLQQKQQLTRSREAALWEIEEKQIHEKHQLMKRQIKEIFILQRHQMLTRHEKEKEQIKKRAVRKEEELLKKQATERRNLPKRIRQEMKARELMFRESIRISVTGNDPDMEKNKVKEFQENEKKRYQAEQKRFELKHRRQLEELRALSDATIKELEQLQNEKRKMLVEHETAKLKEREESFSKDLKEWKAQLSPRKKKLEETFAQQLEEQERVYGPVSPLSLPTDLPDLNAENCRIGLGSTRSSLSSVSEG is encoded by the exons atgtCGTTCCTCagcaacattaaaaaagtgCTCCACTTTGGGGGGAATGATgcgaaaaagaaaaaagtttacAACAATGTCCGCATGGACACAGATCCAGAGGAGTTCTGGGACATGATTGGTGAGTTGGGCGACGGGGCTTATGGTAAAGTGTACAAGGCACAGCACAAACACACTGGACAGTTGGCCGCCGCCAAAATGTGTCGCCTGGACGAAGAGGAGGACCTCTCTGACTTCATGGTCGAAATTGACATTCTAACTGAATTCAAACATCCAAATGTGGTGGAGTTGCATGAAGCCTTCCAAAAGGAGCACCAGTTGTGGTTATTAATCGAGTATTGTGATGGTGGAGCATTGGACAGTGTTATGACTGAACTAGAAAAACCTCTTACTGAACTGCAGATCGCTTATGTGTGCCAAAATATGTGTAAAGGTTTACAGTTTCTTCACAAATCGCATGTCATTCATAGGGATTTGAAGGCTGGAAACATTCTGCTCACTATGGCTGGTGGAGTTAAAATTG CTGACTTTGGCGTGTCGGCGAAGAATAAGAGCACGCTGCAGAAGCACGACACGTTCATCGGCACGCCCTATTGGATGGCTCCCGAAGTGGTGCTGTGCGAAACGTTCCGCGACAACCCTTACGACTACAAGGTGGACATCTGGTCGATGGGCATCACCCTTATCGAACTGGCCCAGACTGAGCCGCCTAATCACGAGATGTCGCCGCTCCGGGTACTCCTCAAGATCCAGAAGTCTGAGCCGCCAAAACTGGAGCAGCCGTCCAAATGGTCCAAG GAATTCAATGATTTCATAGCGAAAGCTTTAATTAAAGACCCACATAAGCGGCCGACCTGTGATGAACTGCTGAAACATCCCTTCATCAACTGTACGCTGGATTCGAAACCTATTCGGGATTTACTTCTGGAATATAAGGCTGAGGTTGTCGAAGAGGAATTGACTGACGATGATCCGGAG GACAACCGCACCTCTCAAGTTCCTCTGGACATAGAAGATGACTCTACTTCAGTTCGAAGCAACGAAGTTGATAGTAAag CGAGTGAACCCGACAGTTCCAGTTCCGAGAAAGATGACACAATCAAACCCAAGAGCACAAATGAAGAACCTGCCCGAGATAATGATGACAAAAAG GTTGAGAGAAAGGAAGAATTGCAACGCAAAACATCTCGGGATAAGGGTCCGGCGCCCCCACCTCCTCTTCAAACACAGCACTCCTCCTCATCGGTGGGATCGGGCGGCTCAGAACGCGAAAAGGGGCCGGCTCCTCCGCCACCTGTTGCCATACCACCACCAGCAGCCCATCCACAGCCCCCAGTTCCTGTGCTACCTACACCGCCCTCGTCACCTATCAGTCCTCCACCCACGCCGCCACAACCGGAACATCCACAGCATCAACCGACACAGAGGGACGACGAATCCGCTCA GAACAACGAATCGGTGGAAGAACAGCGCCGTTCGAGCGCCAAAATAGCCGAGATAAAACAAGAATTGGAGTCCCAACTGGCAAAACGACAGCCCGATGAAAGGGGCGACGCAGTGACGGTAAGTTCGCATTCGACGACACCCGACGACAGTCTGAACTTGGTGGTGGTTTCGACGCCACCTGCCGACAGGCACACTAAACTCAACACATCGACCATCACGATTAATTCAGATTTGCGAGATCCGTCCAATAGTCTGGCGTCGAACATCAGTCAG GTGACTGTGGTGACGACACATCCTCCTGTACTTATCGATAACTCCCAATGTTCGTCGCGTACTTCGTCGACGTCGCCCAGCAACAACAGCTCTAATGAAGTTGTAATAGTGGCTAACGCCACCAACAAGACACATGTCGAGTCGTCCGACGATGAGTATTGTCCATCCCTCGATTCGCTTGAATATCCGCCGCCTAGCGAATTCCGAGATAAACCTCCGCAAATCAAGAAGCTGGATGAAAGCGAGGTCTCCATTGTCGGTTCCAGCTACGTGATCAACGATTCTGGTCTCGACGTCTCAGACGACAGTTCCCGGCTATTGGACACCACCCATGTGTCGGTGGTGAAAATCGACGAAGAAAAGGTGCAGGTTAAAGACTCCACGTCCTACAACTTCCGCAGTTCGACCAGCGATTTGTCCAACACGTCGTCTGGAAAGAGCAGTAGCACAAAGAGCGATTACGGTGATGACGTTCGTAGTACGTCAATAATTTTGGATGGTGGACAg gacaCACTCGAATCGCACTCGTCGAAACACCACAAGCACAATGGCCAGATCGTTCATTCGGGCAGCGGGGACGAAATTTGCCGCAAGAGTCTCAACGGCAAAGCGTACCCGGACAGTTTCGAATCGGCGATGTCCGATCGGTCGCACAGCGATTGCGGATCGGTGCGAAGCACTGACTCCTCCCATCAGCGCATGCCCGCATCCGTCGTCAGCAAGAGAGGTTCGGACGTCGAGAGCATATCGATAGCTAGTCACGAGAGCCACGGCAGCAACAATGGCAAAATTGCGGGAGGAACCGACGGCAAAAGCGAGCGGCTCTCGGAGATGGACGAGACCGAAGATAGCGTGGTCGTACTCAGGAAGCCGCCCAAGTCGAAAATGGACTCGAGCGCTGCCCTTAGCCGCAAGACGAGGAAGCGTACGAGAAG GTTTGAGAAGGACGGTATCATGATCACGACCACCACTTACAAAGTTATCGGTGGTGACGAAGACAACTACAACGGTACCGATCGCAAGCAGGAGCTGCGCGAGCTCAAATACCTTCAGAAACAGGAGCAGAAACAATTCCAGGACCTGACAACCAAAGGAACCATCGCCCTCGAACAACAGGAGAAGAAATTCGAACAGGAGAAATTACAACTCGATCGCCAGTACGAAGGTGACTTGGATAACTTGAGCAGACAACAACGTGTGATGATTGAACGTGCTGAGGCCCAGCAAGACGCCGACCTGCGCGCTGCCTCCAAGAAGATCCGTGCCGACCAGGAGCGCGACCTGAAACAGTTTAGGGAAACACTCAAGCAAGAGTTGCGATTGATGAAAGCCGAGGTGGATCAACTACCGAAGGACAGGCGAAAGCACGAGTACAAAACCAGAAAGGACAACATGGACGCTGATCACGCCGAGAGAGAGAAAGCTTACGTCGACAACTTAAATGAAAATCATGAAG CAACTCTGCGACGACTCAGCGACACTCACCGCGAAAAAATGGCCTTAATGGAGCGTCAGTTCCTGCAACAGAAGCAACAGCTAACGAGGTCCCGCGAGGCCGCCCTCTGGGAGATTGAAGAGAAACAGATTCACGAAAAACACCAGCTGATGAAACGTCAAATTAAGGAAATCTTCATATTACAACGGCACCAGATGCTGACCAGGCATGAGAAGGAAAAGGAACAGATCAAAAAGCGTGCCGTCCGCAAGGAGGAGGAATTGCTCAAGAAGCAGGCGACGGAACGCCGTAACTTGCCTAAGAGAATCAGACAGGAAATGAAAGCACGTGAGCTTATGTTTAGGGAATCCATCAGGATATCGGTGACTGGGAACGATCCCGACATGGAGAAGAACAAAGTCAAAGAG TTCCAAGAGAATGAGAAGAAACGCTATCAAGCTGAACAGAAGAGATTCGAGTTGAAACATAGGCGACAGCTCGAAGAGTTGAGGGCCCTCAGTGACGCCACAATCAAAGAATTGGAACAGCTACAGAATGAGAAGAGGAAGATGCTGGTTGAACATGAGACAGCCAAGCTAAAGGAACGTGAGGAAAGTTTCTCTAAAGATCTGAAAGAGTGGAAGGCACAGCTTAGTCCAAGAAAGAAG aaactcGAGGAAACCTTTGCTCAGCAATTAGAAGAACAAGAGAGGGTGTACGGCCCCGTGTCACCGTTGTCCCTGCCTACAGACCTTCCTGATTTGAACGCAGAAAATTGCCGAATTGGCTTGGGATCTACCAGAAGTAGCCTATCGTCGGTGTCCGAAGGGTAG